CATGGGGTGTAGTGAACCGGATTTTTGGGATGCGATGGGACCGCTTGAGAAACCGATTGATGCACATTTGGTCATGGGATTGAATGCGACTGTCGATCAGATCGGTACAACACTTTTAACTGCTACTGCGATAGGTATCGGGGCCCATGCTGTTGCCAGCTTGTTTGCAAGCAAATCTAAGGAGGAAGATGATGAGTAGACGTGTAGTGATCGACCCGATTACAAGGATTGAAGGGCATTTGCGTATCGAAGTAGAGATAGATGAGAACAATGTTGTTCAAAAAGCCTACTCATCTTCCACACTCTGGCGTGGTATCGAACTTATCCTAAAAGGTCGTGACCCTAGAGATGCAGGCTTAATGGCTCAGCGTATTTGCGGAGTATGTACCTATTCACACTACAAAGCAGGAGTAGAAGCTGTTGAGGATGCACTAGGAGTGACGCCGCCACTCAATGCACAGCTTGTCCGATCTTTACTTAATGAGTCTCTTTATATGCATGATCACATCGTCCAGTTTTATCATTTGCATGGTCTTGACTGGGTAGATATACTCTCCGCACTTGAAGCAGACCCTGCCCTGGCAGCTAAAGAGGCATTTAAATACACTGATCTTCCTATAGCTACAGGAGAAGATGAGCTTAAAGCTGTACAAGAAAAGGTAAAAGGGTTTTCCGGCAAGGGTTCTCTTGGGCCATTTGCCAATGCATACTGGGGAAATCCGACCTATAAATTTACGCCAGAGCAAAACCTGATTGCTCTTTCACACTATCTTAAAGCACTTGAGGTTCAGCGTATTGCTGCTCAAATGTTCGCTATCTTTGGTGCCAAGCAACCGCATCCACAAAGCTTGGTAGTCGGCGGTATAACCAGTGTAAAAGACATGCTCAGTCCAGCACGTCTTGCAGAGTGGAAGAGCAAGTATGAGATCGTTAAAGAGTTTATCGACCGTGCCTACTATCCCGACATTGTGATGGCAGCCTCAGCGTATGGTACTGAAGAGAGTGTGCTAGGAGGTATGGGTGTCAAAAACTTCTTGACAGGAGATGCCTTTTTACTGAGTAGAAACAAAAATCTATTTGAATCGGGTATGATTAAAAACGGTGACCTGAGCCGAGTGTATCCTATCGAAGATCAAAAGATAGAAGAAGATGTCACCCATGCTTGGTATGAAGGAGATAAACCCTTACAGCCTTATAACGGAGAGACCATACCTAACTATACAGGTTTTATAGATGGGGATACCGTCAATGGTCCGGCAAAGATCATCAATGAGAAAGATAAATACAGTTGGGTAAAATCACCGCGCTATGAGGGTGAAAGCTGCGAAGTTGGTCCGCTTGCTTCCATGCTAGTCAACTATGCAAAGGGAAACAAACCAGTTGTAGATGCTGTAGATACTTTCTTAAAACGCACCGGACTTCCTGTAGAAGCTCTATTTACTACATTGGGAAGAACGGCAGCCAGAATGCTGCAGACCAAAGTGATCGCAGATCATGCGATCATCACATTCAATTCATTGATTGAAAATATCAAGAGTGATCAAAGTACCTATACCAAATTTGAGATAGATCCTGCCTTAGAGTATAAAGGCCGTTTCATAGGTGAAGTACCTAGAGGTACCTTAAGCCACTGGGTACGCATAAAAGACGGGGTGATCGAAAACTACCAGGCCGTTGTCCCAACCACATGGAATGCAGGGCCAAAAGATGCAAATGACATCATCGGTCCGTATGAAGCCTCTTTGGTCGGTCTAAAACTTGAAGACCCGACCAAACCTCTGGAAGTGTTACGCATTATTCACTCATTTGATCCATGTATGGCATGTTCTGTGCATGTGATGGATATAAAAGGCAAAGAGCTGGCTGACTTCAAAGTAAGTACTGTAAACGGGGTAGGAACCTGTTAAAGGGAATAACATGAAAGAGCAAAAACCGACTTATTATCCTGAGTTTGTCTACAGCGGTGCAAATCGTATCTTGCACTGGTTACGTGCGATTACTATTACCGTATTGACCGTAACAGGTTTCTATATCGCTGATCCGTTTCTCACTCCTTCAGAACGATACGATGAAATGAAGTTTGCCCAGTGGGAGATGTGGCATTATATTTTCGGATTTATTCTTATCGCAGCTGCTGTTATCAGAATCTATCTCTTCTTTTTTGGAAAGGGTCACAAACTTGAAACCCGTTCACTGAAAGATGTTTTGAGTTTAAAATCATGGATCACCCAACTAAAATCTTATTTTTTTATCGGTCAACTGCAAAAAAGCGGTATCTACGGACCTCTGCAGTTTGTCGTCTACACCATGATCATGCTTTTGATTATTCTGGCAGTTCTAACTGGACTTATCTTATATGCCAATGTCTATCACCAAGGATTGGCAGGATATATGTATGAACCACTGAGTGTTGTAGCAAGTTGGATGGGAGGACTAGCATATGTACGGCTGATTCATCATATCGTAATGTGGGGGTTTATCATTTTCGTTCCTATCCATATCTATATGGTGGTCTGGCAGGCGATCCGCTTTAAACACAATGCACTTGATGTGATGTTCACAGGATATGACTACCACCTCATCTCTGAAGAGCAAAAGCCAGAGTAGTCTAGATGAAGATACTGATCCTTGGCATTGGCAATATCCTATTTTCAGATGAAGGAATAGGTGTACACATCGTCAACTACATGAAAGAGAAATATACACTGAGTACACACCATCATGTAGACTTTATGGATGGCGGTACTTTGGCACAACATCTTATACCGGTCATTGTACAGTATGACTATTTGATCATTATTGATACCGTCAATGCACCGGGTGTTCAAAAAGGTGAGGTCTATTTCTTTGATTTTGAGGACATACCTGCTGCTGTTGACTGGCAGGGAAGTGCGCATGAAGTGGAGATGCTGCAAACATTAACGATGATGG
This is a stretch of genomic DNA from Sulfurovum zhangzhouensis. It encodes these proteins:
- a CDS encoding nickel-dependent hydrogenase large subunit is translated as MMSRRVVIDPITRIEGHLRIEVEIDENNVVQKAYSSSTLWRGIELILKGRDPRDAGLMAQRICGVCTYSHYKAGVEAVEDALGVTPPLNAQLVRSLLNESLYMHDHIVQFYHLHGLDWVDILSALEADPALAAKEAFKYTDLPIATGEDELKAVQEKVKGFSGKGSLGPFANAYWGNPTYKFTPEQNLIALSHYLKALEVQRIAAQMFAIFGAKQPHPQSLVVGGITSVKDMLSPARLAEWKSKYEIVKEFIDRAYYPDIVMAASAYGTEESVLGGMGVKNFLTGDAFLLSRNKNLFESGMIKNGDLSRVYPIEDQKIEEDVTHAWYEGDKPLQPYNGETIPNYTGFIDGDTVNGPAKIINEKDKYSWVKSPRYEGESCEVGPLASMLVNYAKGNKPVVDAVDTFLKRTGLPVEALFTTLGRTAARMLQTKVIADHAIITFNSLIENIKSDQSTYTKFEIDPALEYKGRFIGEVPRGTLSHWVRIKDGVIENYQAVVPTTWNAGPKDANDIIGPYEASLVGLKLEDPTKPLEVLRIIHSFDPCMACSVHVMDIKGKELADFKVSTVNGVGTC
- the cybH gene encoding Ni/Fe-hydrogenase, b-type cytochrome subunit, which produces MKEQKPTYYPEFVYSGANRILHWLRAITITVLTVTGFYIADPFLTPSERYDEMKFAQWEMWHYIFGFILIAAAVIRIYLFFFGKGHKLETRSLKDVLSLKSWITQLKSYFFIGQLQKSGIYGPLQFVVYTMIMLLIILAVLTGLILYANVYHQGLAGYMYEPLSVVASWMGGLAYVRLIHHIVMWGFIIFVPIHIYMVVWQAIRFKHNALDVMFTGYDYHLISEEQKPE
- a CDS encoding HyaD/HybD family hydrogenase maturation endopeptidase; amino-acid sequence: MKILILGIGNILFSDEGIGVHIVNYMKEKYTLSTHHHVDFMDGGTLAQHLIPVIVQYDYLIIIDTVNAPGVQKGEVYFFDFEDIPAAVDWQGSAHEVEMLQTLTMMDLVGDRPVTKIIGIVPTVIEPISFSLSDAVYHSVVTVESILVEHLASMDIQMDIKKKIAIDDILPLSYKMHDEYSL